Proteins encoded together in one Bacteroides ovatus window:
- a CDS encoding DUF5009 domain-containing protein, with protein sequence MNNRALALDALRGYAIITMVLSATIVTHVLPGWMSHAQTPPPDHVFNPLLPGITWVDLVFPFFLFAMGTAFPFSIRKRAEKGDSKLKLVYEAVKRGIQLTFFAIFIQHFYPYMLSSPQDMRAWLLAILCFAVLFPMFMRIPLKMPDWVHISIKVGAYIVAAIMLATTSYADGKTFSLFSSNIIILLLANMAIFGSILYIFTMHNRWMRLGILILLMAMIVGSTVDGSWTQSVFNYTPLPWMYRFDYLKYLFIVIPGSIAGEYLAEWMKAYQKETDDYATSPYHKMSIMLMILSVVIIISNLYGLYTRNLVVNLVFTVLLLLAGKCIFPRKVDGIALLWRKLFNAGAYLLLLGLCFEPFQDGIKKDPTTFSYFFVTSGLAFLALLFLSIVCDYFRCVKSTRFLVMSGQNPMIAYVVGDLLIMPLANILGIASLLSYFQQNAWLGFLQGVILTSLAVLVTMFFTKIKWFWRT encoded by the coding sequence ATGAACAACAGAGCTTTAGCTTTAGATGCCTTACGGGGATATGCGATTATTACGATGGTGCTTTCGGCTACCATCGTAACGCATGTTCTTCCCGGTTGGATGAGTCATGCTCAAACGCCTCCGCCAGATCATGTGTTTAATCCTCTGTTGCCCGGTATTACTTGGGTAGATCTTGTGTTTCCTTTTTTCCTGTTCGCTATGGGAACCGCGTTTCCTTTTTCCATAAGGAAGCGTGCTGAAAAAGGTGATTCAAAGTTAAAACTGGTTTATGAAGCTGTCAAACGGGGGATTCAGTTGACTTTCTTTGCTATTTTCATCCAGCATTTTTATCCGTATATGTTAAGTTCTCCGCAAGATATGAGAGCATGGCTGCTGGCTATACTCTGTTTTGCTGTTCTATTTCCCATGTTCATGCGCATTCCTTTGAAAATGCCGGATTGGGTACATATTTCAATAAAAGTGGGAGCTTACATTGTCGCTGCCATTATGTTGGCTACCACTTCTTATGCGGATGGGAAAACATTCAGCTTATTCTCCAGCAACATTATCATTTTGCTGTTGGCTAATATGGCTATTTTCGGTTCTATCCTTTACATTTTCACAATGCATAATCGTTGGATGCGTTTAGGAATTCTGATATTGCTGATGGCTATGATAGTAGGGAGTACGGTTGACGGTTCGTGGACACAGAGTGTATTTAATTATACTCCTCTGCCGTGGATGTATCGGTTTGATTATTTGAAATACTTATTTATCGTTATTCCCGGCAGTATAGCCGGGGAGTATTTAGCGGAGTGGATGAAAGCATATCAAAAAGAGACGGATGATTATGCTACATCTCCTTATCATAAAATGAGTATTATGTTGATGATATTATCCGTTGTTATCATCATTAGCAATCTTTACGGTCTATACACTCGTAATTTGGTTGTCAACCTTGTGTTTACTGTTTTATTGTTATTAGCTGGTAAGTGTATATTTCCACGTAAAGTGGATGGAATAGCTTTATTATGGAGAAAGTTGTTTAACGCAGGGGCATATTTACTTCTTCTGGGTTTGTGCTTTGAGCCTTTCCAGGATGGTATTAAAAAAGATCCAACTACTTTTAGTTATTTCTTTGTCACTTCCGGACTGGCTTTTCTAGCTCTTTTATTTCTAAGTATCGTTTGTGATTATTTCCGGTGTGTGAAAAGTACTCGTTTTTTGGTGATGTCCGGTCAGAATCCGATGATAGCTTATGTGGTCGGCGATTTGTTGATTATGCCATTGGCTAATATACTTGGAATTGCTTCATTATTATCTTATTTTCAACAAAATGCCTGGTTGGGATTTCTTCAAGGAGTAATCCTTACTTCTTTGGCTGTTTTAGTAACTATGTTCTTCACAAAAATCAAATGGTTTTGGAGAACATAA
- a CDS encoding SGNH/GDSL hydrolase family protein, which produces MIRYILIGLLLCGQAISFAQIIYYDASNFPLLGKVTENNGARYERFPDSLKNISRPPLWYLSRNSAGMAIRFRSNSTHIAVKWENLFNNHMNHMTDTGVKGLDLYCWEGNGKWRFINSARPNGKTNQATIIANMQPEEREYMLYLPLYDGLVSLSIGIDSLATIDQPLIDYPIRQKPIVFYGTSILQGGCASRPGMAHTNIISRRLNRECINLGFSGNALLDLEVAKVIAEVDASVFVLDFVPNASVEQMKERMETFYLIIRSKHPDTPVIFIEDPIFTHTLYDERIAKEVQRKNDTLKEIFNRLKKENEKNIIFISSKNMLGEDGEATIDGIHFTDLGMMRYADLVCPIIKKAIK; this is translated from the coding sequence ATGATAAGATATATTTTAATTGGACTTTTACTTTGTGGACAAGCCATAAGCTTTGCCCAGATAATATACTATGATGCATCAAACTTCCCTCTATTAGGAAAAGTAACAGAAAACAATGGAGCACGATATGAAAGGTTTCCAGACTCATTAAAAAACATATCACGTCCTCCTCTCTGGTACTTGAGTCGTAATTCGGCAGGAATGGCAATACGATTTCGTAGTAATTCCACTCATATAGCTGTGAAATGGGAGAATCTCTTCAATAATCATATGAATCACATGACTGATACGGGAGTGAAAGGACTTGATTTATACTGTTGGGAAGGTAATGGAAAATGGAGATTCATAAATAGTGCCCGTCCAAATGGAAAAACAAATCAAGCAACAATCATTGCTAACATGCAACCGGAAGAGAGAGAATATATGCTTTATCTTCCTCTCTATGACGGTTTGGTTTCGCTATCTATAGGGATTGATTCGTTAGCTACTATTGATCAGCCTTTAATTGATTATCCGATTCGCCAGAAGCCGATTGTATTTTATGGAACCAGTATTCTTCAAGGAGGTTGTGCTTCACGTCCCGGAATGGCACATACAAACATTATATCAAGAAGATTAAATCGTGAATGTATCAATCTGGGATTCAGTGGAAATGCACTTTTAGATTTAGAAGTTGCCAAAGTGATAGCCGAGGTAGATGCCAGTGTTTTTGTTTTGGACTTTGTGCCTAATGCTTCTGTAGAACAGATGAAAGAACGTATGGAGACATTCTATCTTATCATTCGTAGTAAACATCCGGATACGCCAGTTATTTTTATAGAAGATCCTATTTTCACTCATACACTTTATGATGAGAGAATAGCTAAAGAAGTGCAAAGAAAGAATGACACATTAAAGGAGATATTCAATCGGCTAAAAAAAGAAAATGAAAAGAATATCATTTTTATTTCTTCCAAAAATATGCTGGGAGAAGATGGAGAAGCTACTATAGACGGTATTCATTTCACAGATTTAGGCATGATGAGATATGCAGATTTAGTTTGTCCAATCATTAAGAAAGCAATCAAATAA
- a CDS encoding glycoside hydrolase family 10 protein has product MSKKLRFCLCLSILFISLQSIAKTTEQGIRGVWVPAPRFTPVLHSYQGVKDFVKTLDELNMNSIFLVSYAETKTIYRSDVLMHYSTYKTQEESYLLSGYSKQYQSPTNDPVRDLIDEAHKHDIKVFFWFEYGFMGEGRPISPNNPLLAKNPHWLGIDNQQHPANYNQHDYYFNAYNPAVQNFLIELIEEALMLYPDLDGIQGDDRFPAMPRNSGYDTYTVSLYQSQHQGNNPPVDYNNSEWVHWRLDILNTFAKRLYKRIKAKSPNVMISFAPNPYPWCEENLMQEWPRWCKEKVCDLLAVQCYRYSVDAYRATVSEVLKYIHQNNPNQLFAPGMILMEGSNSKMSPELLQKQLRINRELGINSEIYFYNKGIDNPSVRKVLKQTYYQKIKFPEN; this is encoded by the coding sequence ATGAGTAAAAAGTTAAGGTTTTGTTTATGTCTTTCGATTTTATTTATTAGTCTACAAAGTATAGCAAAAACAACAGAGCAAGGGATTCGGGGAGTCTGGGTCCCTGCTCCCCGTTTCACCCCTGTATTACATTCCTATCAGGGAGTGAAAGATTTTGTAAAGACATTGGATGAGTTGAATATGAATTCCATATTTCTTGTATCTTATGCGGAAACTAAAACGATATATAGAAGTGACGTGTTGATGCATTATTCTACTTATAAAACACAAGAAGAAAGTTATTTACTAAGTGGATATTCAAAGCAATATCAAAGTCCAACTAATGATCCGGTACGTGATTTGATTGATGAAGCTCATAAACACGATATAAAAGTGTTTTTCTGGTTTGAGTATGGCTTTATGGGAGAAGGACGTCCGATATCACCTAATAATCCTTTGTTAGCAAAGAACCCCCACTGGCTAGGAATAGACAATCAACAACACCCTGCTAATTATAATCAACATGATTACTATTTCAATGCCTATAATCCTGCCGTGCAGAATTTCTTAATAGAACTTATAGAAGAAGCATTGATGCTTTATCCTGATTTAGATGGTATTCAAGGGGATGATCGCTTTCCCGCTATGCCTCGGAATTCCGGATATGATACCTATACAGTTTCTCTTTATCAGTCACAACATCAAGGGAATAATCCTCCTGTAGATTATAATAATTCGGAATGGGTACATTGGCGTTTGGATATTTTAAATACCTTTGCAAAACGATTATATAAAAGAATCAAAGCAAAGAGCCCAAATGTAATGATTAGTTTCGCCCCAAACCCCTATCCTTGGTGTGAAGAGAATCTAATGCAGGAATGGCCTCGTTGGTGTAAAGAGAAAGTTTGTGATCTGTTAGCTGTTCAGTGTTATCGTTATAGTGTTGACGCTTATCGTGCTACGGTTTCAGAAGTTTTAAAGTATATACATCAGAATAATCCAAACCAATTGTTTGCACCTGGCATGATTTTGATGGAGGGAAGTAATTCCAAAATGTCTCCGGAACTATTACAAAAGCAACTTCGTATAAACCGAGAGTTGGGGATTAATAGTGAAATTTATTTTTATAATAAGGGGATTGATAATCCTTCTGTTAGGAAAGTCTTAAAACAGACATATTATCAGAAGATTAAATTTCCAGAAAATTAA
- a CDS encoding phosphodiester glycosidase family protein, producing MARVTNMQTDEIKIDTPSRTIFIKLITGGDLSNVHVNLTLAKGVEMVEPANTESVYDFTKPASVTLKYKEEIITYHFIIDTEYNIVDPATLGWVKSTEWGTLPDYLAIYKSPSTLKGKNAVAYIAVADMDKNASFSVLGNATGVKTLTQFYNAESVKPAIVMNGGYFASNGATVSLLYRNNVMLAPNLQSMSRSDGTSNVAFYPTRSAFGEIENGKFEVNWVYTVSSGQTYAYPAPSPNKSGVSPMQIPSVNYPEGASIWKAKNAIGGGPVLLKNGLYKNTWEAELFDTASGIGPTSNNPRSAIGITGDNRLIFFVCEGRNKTPNVPGFTLEEVAYILRDLGCLDAMNLDGGGSSCMLVNGQETIKPSDGAQRSVTTAVAIK from the coding sequence ATGGCTAGAGTAACCAATATGCAAACTGACGAAATTAAAATTGATACTCCCTCCAGGACTATTTTCATTAAATTGATAACAGGAGGAGATTTATCCAATGTACACGTAAATTTAACTTTGGCTAAAGGGGTAGAAATGGTAGAACCAGCAAATACAGAGTCCGTATATGATTTCACCAAGCCAGCTTCTGTTACTCTTAAATACAAAGAAGAGATAATAACATATCATTTTATAATAGACACTGAATATAATATTGTAGATCCGGCAACTTTGGGGTGGGTAAAATCGACCGAATGGGGAACTCTTCCCGATTATCTGGCTATATACAAATCACCTTCTACTTTAAAAGGTAAAAATGCAGTAGCTTACATTGCCGTAGCTGATATGGATAAAAATGCAAGTTTTAGTGTACTTGGAAATGCCACAGGAGTAAAAACACTCACACAATTTTATAATGCAGAATCTGTAAAACCTGCAATTGTGATGAATGGAGGGTATTTTGCTTCCAATGGCGCCACTGTGAGTTTACTCTATAGAAACAATGTAATGTTGGCTCCTAATTTGCAATCAATGTCGCGTTCGGATGGAACCTCAAATGTGGCATTTTATCCCACTCGTTCAGCTTTTGGAGAAATAGAGAATGGCAAATTTGAGGTAAATTGGGTATATACTGTATCTTCCGGTCAAACCTATGCTTATCCCGCTCCTTCACCTAATAAGTCAGGAGTTTCCCCTATGCAGATTCCGTCAGTAAATTATCCGGAGGGAGCTTCTATATGGAAAGCTAAAAATGCAATAGGAGGAGGTCCTGTACTATTAAAAAACGGATTGTATAAAAATACATGGGAGGCAGAATTATTCGATACTGCCAGTGGTATCGGACCAACCAGTAACAACCCACGTTCTGCTATTGGTATTACTGGAGATAACCGATTGATATTTTTTGTTTGTGAAGGAAGAAATAAGACACCTAATGTTCCGGGATTCACATTAGAGGAGGTCGCTTATATTTTAAGAGATCTTGGCTGCCTGGATGCTATGAATCTGGATGGCGGTGGTTCGAGCTGTATGTTGGTTAATGGACAGGAGACTATCAAGCCAAGTGATGGTGCACAACGTTCTGTAACAACAGCAGTAGCAATAAAATAG
- a CDS encoding phosphodiester glycosidase family protein has translation MKLLIKKITYIIFILCSYCSYGEAKIQLPSILGNGMVLQQKSEVRLWGKATPNKKVTIYTSWNAQQQEVNSNKKGDWIVTVTTPEAGGPYTIRISDGEELLLDDVLIGEVWLCSGQSNMEMPVKGFRGQPAAESQNTIVNVNPNRSLRLFTVQRAYSSILEEDVTGQWEKNTPKSVSTFSAVAYYYGDQLQKVLGIPVGLIHASWSGSSIEPWISKENLLQFPEVDLTPAENPQLKYANGTPTVLYNAMIKPLENYNIKGMIWYQGESNSARPEQYQRLFAVWAKQNRALFRSKDLPIYYTEIAPVASPVDRPFQRAIFREAQLESMHEVSNTGMAFTNDLGSEKFIHAPKKREIGQRLAYWALAKTYQLEGFEYSGPIHRSYMKNGKIIEILFDHADDGLNPENEPLVGFEIASEDSIFYPANAEIINGTSRVKVWSDKVAQPVYVRYAFRNFLRGNLVNNAGLPAAPFRMDLRKMDFQNPEKLGWARVTTFGKLPEYISVYHSPEWIESTRTNAYIAVVDTKKGGSLDVGGADSGVKTPIEFYQSEKRKPSIVLNGGYFANGRTVSLICKNGKILSDNISVVNRLLEGKKTAYYPTRSVFSLYTDGTYHVDWIYKSAQQTYAYDMPALNSSTRPPLSVPSKGFPKGAKVWTAEMGIGAGPILIKDGTIRNSWVEELLDVASGINPQTCQPRSAVGVTQDGKLILFVCEGREQTPDIPGMTLAQLARLMRSFGCVDALNLDGGGSSCMLINGKETIKPCNKYHHQRPVATVLFAR, from the coding sequence ATGAAACTACTAATAAAGAAAATAACGTATATCATCTTCATCCTGTGTTCCTATTGCTCTTATGGTGAAGCTAAAATTCAGCTCCCCTCTATTTTAGGTAACGGGATGGTGCTCCAACAAAAGTCAGAAGTAAGGCTGTGGGGGAAAGCTACACCTAATAAGAAAGTTACCATATATACCTCATGGAACGCACAACAGCAGGAAGTGAATAGTAATAAAAAGGGAGATTGGATAGTAACCGTCACAACTCCGGAAGCTGGAGGTCCGTACACTATTCGTATTTCAGATGGTGAAGAACTGCTATTAGATGATGTTTTGATTGGAGAAGTCTGGTTGTGCTCCGGTCAATCGAATATGGAAATGCCCGTGAAAGGCTTTCGGGGCCAACCTGCTGCAGAATCACAGAATACGATAGTAAATGTAAATCCTAATCGTTCATTACGATTGTTTACAGTGCAACGTGCATACAGTAGTATTCTGGAAGAGGATGTAACAGGGCAATGGGAAAAAAACACTCCAAAGTCTGTTTCTACTTTTAGTGCCGTAGCTTATTATTATGGCGATCAATTACAGAAAGTTTTAGGAATACCGGTAGGGTTGATTCATGCCTCCTGGAGCGGGTCTTCAATTGAGCCATGGATTAGTAAAGAAAATCTCCTGCAATTTCCCGAAGTCGATCTGACTCCGGCAGAGAATCCACAATTGAAATATGCTAATGGTACTCCTACCGTATTATACAATGCCATGATTAAACCGCTGGAGAATTATAATATTAAAGGAATGATATGGTATCAAGGAGAGTCTAATTCTGCACGGCCGGAACAATATCAGCGTTTGTTTGCTGTGTGGGCCAAGCAAAACAGAGCATTGTTCCGTTCGAAAGACTTGCCTATTTATTATACAGAAATAGCACCTGTTGCGTCACCTGTAGACCGACCGTTTCAGAGGGCCATCTTTCGAGAAGCGCAATTGGAAAGTATGCATGAAGTTTCTAATACAGGTATGGCATTCACAAACGATCTTGGTTCGGAGAAATTCATTCATGCGCCCAAAAAACGAGAGATCGGCCAGCGTTTAGCGTATTGGGCATTAGCTAAAACATATCAGTTAGAGGGATTTGAATATAGTGGTCCTATCCATCGTTCATATATGAAGAACGGAAAGATAATTGAAATTCTCTTTGATCATGCAGATGATGGACTAAACCCGGAGAATGAGCCTTTAGTAGGTTTTGAGATTGCAAGTGAAGATAGTATATTTTATCCAGCCAATGCCGAAATCATAAATGGAACCTCTCGTGTAAAAGTATGGAGTGACAAAGTGGCTCAACCAGTTTATGTACGTTATGCTTTCCGTAATTTTCTGCGTGGAAATCTGGTAAACAATGCCGGATTACCAGCAGCTCCTTTTCGGATGGACTTGCGAAAAATGGATTTTCAGAACCCTGAAAAGCTAGGATGGGCCCGTGTCACTACTTTTGGGAAGTTACCCGAATACATTAGTGTTTATCATTCTCCGGAATGGATTGAAAGTACACGAACAAATGCTTATATAGCAGTTGTAGATACCAAGAAAGGAGGGAGTTTGGATGTCGGAGGTGCAGATAGTGGGGTAAAAACTCCGATAGAATTTTACCAGTCAGAAAAAAGAAAACCATCTATTGTATTAAATGGAGGATATTTTGCTAATGGAAGGACTGTTAGTCTTATATGCAAAAATGGAAAAATCTTATCTGACAACATATCTGTAGTGAATCGCTTATTGGAAGGTAAAAAGACTGCATATTACCCTACCCGTTCAGTTTTCAGTCTTTATACAGATGGGACATATCATGTTGACTGGATATATAAATCGGCTCAACAAACCTATGCGTATGATATGCCGGCCTTAAACAGCTCCACACGTCCTCCGTTATCTGTGCCATCAAAAGGCTTTCCAAAAGGGGCAAAAGTCTGGACTGCCGAAATGGGAATTGGTGCAGGTCCTATATTAATCAAGGATGGAACGATTCGTAATAGTTGGGTAGAAGAACTATTAGACGTTGCAAGTGGTATAAATCCACAGACTTGTCAGCCTCGTTCTGCGGTAGGAGTTACGCAAGACGGGAAATTGATTTTATTTGTTTGTGAAGGACGCGAACAAACACCGGATATTCCAGGTATGACTCTAGCCCAACTTGCCCGGTTAATGAGATCATTCGGGTGTGTAGATGCACTTAATTTAGACGGAGGAGGTTCGAGCTGTATGTTGATTAATGGTAAAGAGACTATAAAACCATGTAATAAATATCATCATCAACGACCGGTTGCTACTGTGTTATTTGCAAGATAG
- a CDS encoding DUF5009 domain-containing protein: MNKRAFSLDALRGYAIITMVLSGTIASGVLPGWMYHAQVGPRSNFAFDPSFYGITWVDLVFPFFLFAMGAAFPFSIGNKLEKGESKLKIAWDCILRGFRLTFFAIFIQHMYPWVTSSPQDVRSWLLALSAFVLMFPMFMRIPVKMSKWLRGGIQLSAYMLGVFMLLTVSYANGREFSLSYSNIIILVLANMSIFGSLAYLFTANNKWARIAILPFIMAVFLGSKTDGSWVKVLMNYSPIPWMYSFYYLKYLFIIIPGSIAGEYLKEWLQNRTEAASSLEEKRKIPLILLLTTGVIIFNLYGLYTRQLLLNLGGTVVILACIYWLLKTRSNNMDYWRKLFVAGAYLLMLGLFFEAYEGGIRKDDSTYSYYFVTAGLAFMAMIVFSILCDIYKYRRLTRPLEMAGQNPMIAYVATNLVVMPMLNLIGVASCLAYLQQNAWLGFLRGVIITALATLIAIIFTKLKWFWRT; this comes from the coding sequence ATGAATAAAAGAGCCTTCTCTCTTGATGCATTAAGAGGATATGCCATTATTACTATGGTTTTATCGGGTACCATTGCTTCAGGAGTATTACCAGGATGGATGTACCATGCACAAGTGGGTCCCCGCTCTAATTTTGCATTTGACCCATCATTTTACGGAATAACATGGGTTGATTTAGTTTTCCCATTCTTTTTATTTGCAATGGGAGCAGCTTTCCCTTTTTCTATTGGTAATAAGCTGGAAAAAGGAGAATCTAAATTAAAAATAGCGTGGGATTGTATATTACGTGGATTCCGGTTAACTTTCTTTGCTATTTTTATCCAGCATATGTATCCTTGGGTAACATCTTCTCCTCAAGATGTGCGGTCGTGGTTGTTGGCCCTATCGGCATTTGTTCTTATGTTTCCCATGTTTATGAGAATTCCGGTTAAAATGTCTAAATGGTTGCGTGGAGGGATACAGCTATCTGCTTATATGTTAGGCGTTTTCATGTTACTTACTGTAAGTTATGCTAATGGCAGAGAATTTAGCCTGTCATATAGTAATATTATTATTCTAGTTTTGGCAAATATGTCTATTTTCGGTTCTTTGGCATACTTGTTTACGGCAAATAATAAATGGGCCAGAATAGCTATTCTCCCATTTATTATGGCTGTTTTTCTAGGAAGTAAAACTGACGGCTCTTGGGTGAAGGTCCTGATGAACTATTCTCCGATTCCCTGGATGTATAGTTTTTATTATTTGAAATACTTATTTATTATCATTCCCGGAAGTATTGCCGGCGAATACTTAAAAGAATGGCTACAAAACAGAACAGAGGCCGCTTCGTCTTTAGAAGAGAAAAGGAAAATCCCCCTAATTCTATTATTAACTACTGGGGTTATTATCTTTAATCTGTATGGTCTGTATACGCGTCAGTTATTATTAAACTTAGGTGGTACAGTTGTTATTTTAGCTTGTATTTATTGGCTTCTGAAAACAAGAAGTAACAACATGGATTATTGGAGAAAACTATTTGTTGCGGGAGCTTATTTACTTATGCTAGGTTTATTCTTTGAAGCTTATGAAGGCGGAATCCGTAAGGATGATTCAACCTACAGTTACTATTTTGTTACTGCTGGTCTTGCCTTTATGGCGATGATTGTTTTTTCAATTCTATGTGATATCTATAAATATCGGCGATTGACACGCCCATTGGAAATGGCAGGACAAAACCCTATGATTGCCTATGTAGCTACTAATTTGGTAGTAATGCCTATGTTGAATCTGATAGGAGTAGCATCATGTTTAGCCTATCTTCAGCAAAATGCCTGGCTCGGTTTCTTACGAGGAGTTATTATCACTGCATTGGCGACATTAATAGCTATAATTTTCACAAAACTTAAATGGTTCTGGAGAACATAA